CCTGCGTGGCCTTTGCCGCGCCACTGTCCGGGGTGCTGATGGTCACAGTGCGTTCTTCATACATGCAGGAGGTGAAGTTCGGGACGGAGTCGAATTTTCAGACGAGCGGCGGGTTCGGGCCCAACCAGGTGGCGTCGTCGCTGGCGATGGGGGCCCTGCTGGTGCTGATGGGGGCGCTGCTGGCGCGGACAGGGCGGTGGCAGCGGGTGATGCTGGCGGGGCTGGCGGCGGCGTTCACACTGCAGAGCGCGATGACGTTCTCCCGGGGCGGGGTGATCTCGCTGGGGCTGGCGCTGGTAGTGGCAGGGCCGCTGGTGCTGAGCGGGCATCGCTACAAGCGGCAGATTCTGGCCGGGGTGACTGGCGTGGCGCTCGTGTTGGCGGTGGCGTTTCCGCTGGTCAACGCCTACACCGGGGGGAAGCTCGTCGAGCGGTTTGCTGACAAGAAAATGTCGGGTCGGGAAAGACTCACGGCTGCTGACTGGGAGGCGTTTCAGAATAATCCCGTGTTTGGTGTAGGTGCAGGGATTTCAAAATATTTCCACCCAAATGCGATCGCTGCGCACACTGAATATACGCGGGCGCTGGCTGAGCACGGGCTGCTGGGAGTGGCAGCGTATCTGTCGCTCTTGTGGCTGCTTTTGCGGCGCACTGCGGCGATTCTCGAAGCGCGGGAGTCAAGACCTTATCGCGGGCTGCTTCTGGCGCTCCTGGTGTGGCCGCTGACCTACATGGTGGTGAATGCGATGCGGACGTCGGCGCCCGGGCTCTCGATCGGCATGGCTTTTCTGACGGTGTTACCCGGGGCGGTGCTGGCGCAGAAGGAGCGGTTTGCGCGGTGACGCCGGCGGCGGCAAAACATTTCTCGCCGGTTTTGTTGATCGGGAATTTTCTGTCGGGCCACGACGGGAGGCGGACTTACAGCGAGGATCTGGCGGCGAGGCTTGAAGCCGCGGGCGCCGGAGTGCTGCGGGCGTCGACGCTGATGTTCAAGCCGGCGAGGATGGCGGACATGACGGGAGCTGCTCTGGGGGCTCGAGGAAATTACCGGGTCGCAGTGATCGACGTCTATAGCGGCCGGGCCTTTCTGTGGGCCAATGTGGCTGCGCGGGTGGCGAAGATGCGCGGCCGGCCGGTCGTCCTGGCGCTGCACGGAGGTCGTCTGCCGGAGTACGCCAGAAGGCACGGCGAGCGCCTGCGAAGGCTTCTGCAGCTCGCGGATGCGGTGGTGGCACCAAGCGGGTACCTCCGAGACGCGCTGGCTCGGTGGCGCGGTGACATTCAGGTGATTCCGAACGCGATTGAATTGGAGCGGTATCCGTTCCGGCTGCGGACGCGGGCCGAGGCACGGCTGACGTGGCTGCGGTCGTATCACGCGATTTACAACCCGGAGATGGCGGTGGAAGTGCTGGCGCGCGTGCGGGCGGAGCGGCCGGAAGCCCGCTTGACGATGTACGGAGCGGACAAGGACGGCAGTCTCGAGCGGGTGCGGGAAGCAGCGCGGCGGCTGGGCGTGCAGG
This DNA window, taken from Bryobacteraceae bacterium, encodes the following:
- a CDS encoding ligase produces the protein MTTQGIAVQASPARFALAGAVSNRWNELPETGRLVVVLAMHAVLGLAMRQLSPLATLHTFATILTVIAISLSTRNPAVVLMCACYVSGAEVLWRMSNAYTFHETAKYVVSLLCFLGLIRLKTVRLPGHAVLYLALLLPAAVYPFVYFSFDLFRRHVLFNLSGPIALTMAVLFCSNLRISAGELWRACVAFAAPLSGVLMVTVRSSYMQEVKFGTESNFQTSGGFGPNQVASSLAMGALLVLMGALLARTGRWQRVMLAGLAAAFTLQSAMTFSRGGVISLGLALVVAGPLVLSGHRYKRQILAGVTGVALVLAVAFPLVNAYTGGKLVERFADKKMSGRERLTAADWEAFQNNPVFGVGAGISKYFHPNAIAAHTEYTRALAEHGLLGVAAYLSLLWLLLRRTAAILEARESRPYRGLLLALLVWPLTYMVVNAMRTSAPGLSIGMAFLTVLPGAVLAQKERFAR